CATAAAGCAGCCTCACATCTTTGGGAAGGGTTTCTGTGTTGCATGCAGAGATTGTGATCTCTGAATATGTCCAGGTTGTCTTTATCTGCAGAAGTTAAAGACAAGTTGTCAGATTGAAGTCACGTTGTTGTAGATATTGAACCTTGAAATCAGTTGaatagtttttttgggggggggcggctgggACCCCGGATCTTAAAGTCTGCTTGCGTGTTCAAAGTGTGATGATTCATTGTGCTTTTTTTCCAGGATTGAGCTGAATGCCATGTTTAGCTCGTGGTCAACAGCCAATTACACAGAGAGCCAACTGGTTTGGCTGAAACAATTGATGCATAATTGgttcttccttctctttcatgTACTTGACCTCTTGTGATCTCCTAATGAGGGGCCGGGTCTCAGAGTAAATATCCACTGCTGCtctgtatttttaaattgtaaagggTCTAATTAGTGAGATGGATTTCTTTTGTGAGTTTTCAATGTGTTCATAAATTTGAGCCCAGAAGTTACTGTCAAAGTCAGAATTTAATCTTTACAAGTTACATACTAAAATCACTTATCGTTGTACTGTCTTTTTGGAaattattcaaaatgtgttgAACTGCAAAGCTGATAAAAAGATCATGAATCAGGTAACTTTGCCAATTGGCTGCTTATGAACCAAAATAATCTGTAACCCTCCAGATTAAATATTAACGCAGTCACTCCCATGAGACTTGGGCTTATTAAGCGTTACGTCATCGCAAAGTCAGTAAATAGTGTCGTGATCGTTCGTGTTGTGATGCCGCACCAAAGCTCTGATTTAGGTCTTACCGCCTTGGAAAGACTGCTATTGTCTCGGGCTATGTGAGAGCGCTGGCGCTGCTTCTCACCATCTGCCTTCACTGGCACGAGCGTGaagtgtgtgtcattgtgtgtgagtgtgcgacCATCGCATTGCACTCTGCACGGcgacatataaacacacatacaggcttTCTTGCACATGGAGTATGTGGTGGACACATGtccggtgtctgtgtgttaatatattttcttcaGATGTGTGAAGAACATATtaacaaactctgtgttttctcgcTTATGTTACTCCTCCTGTCAGCTTGGCATCTTCTGAAGGCTTAGCATCCATGTGATTGAGTTCTGTGTTCGACTCAAGGATTTCCATAGCAGCTATTTAAAGCAGGGCCTATTCCAGGTCGGGATACCCAGGCCCTTTTGCACGATGTGGGAACGTGCTCAGTGTAGGACCAAGAAGTCCTAGGTCTCTTCAGCGTGACCACAGTGGCACCCTGCCTCCTCCCGTCTCCTGCAACAcagccctacacacacacacacacacagacacactcacacacagacacactcacacacacacacaggtccccTGATATCCATGACAATACGGTGTTGCCGTGGTGTCTCCATGGTGAGGCTGGGAATGCAGGGGGGGGCCccctgtatttgtgtgtgtcagtgtgtgttcgCCGTGGCGAGGGCGCTCCCTCTGTCACACACCCAtatttgtgtgcgagtgtgagacagaggagcagggcAGCTGGGGTCTTTGTTGTGGTGCTGGAGGAGGGCTGTTCTCTGGGGACCCAGAGGTTAAGGCACTGGGCCCCTCTCAGGCAGGAGTCACAGCTAGCCTCACATCTAGCACCCAGACCAGGACCCCCTCTCCGACTGGCTCAGACCTGTTTTTGAGACATGACGCTAAAGACACCGACGGTCATTTGGTTAATAGAATGTGGAGGGAAAGAGTTGTTCAAAATGAAGTTGTGCGTTCCCAGAACCCCGTCATGATTCTCTCAGCATATTGCGTTATTAAATTTAGGATATGCACGTTTTTAAATACTGGGACAAGCCAGTATTTGTCATTTTGATTGTTCAATTAATACAATGATTAATCACAACCATAATTTTATATGAATGAACTTATCTTTTGATCACTTTGTGTAGAATTTCTATGAATGAATATCTGTTAATGATATGCGAAGAAGCATTTTTCTAATGTATTCTTTatcttcccccccacccctctcacccccaccaccccttGTCCATCCTCGTTTGACCTAATCTGCTCATTCTTCCTCTGTTTTGCTTTGTCaatcttctcctccatcaccccctTATTTTGCTtcaacacctctctctctctccctctctccctttacttctcctctccccctctcctcggTCACAAATTCACACTTTCCAATCTTTCCTCTCCGTGTTCCGTCTGTTACTGCCACTTACTTTCGTGTCCACCTGTCATGTCCTCCTGGCCCCTGCCCACGCTTCCTTCCTGACTTCTGCCCACATTTCTTGTAATCGTTTTCCTGCCACTGATGTTCACATCCACCTCCTCTGCCCTCTCGTGCTCAACCGctctttatttcctgtgtgCTTGCTTTGCCCTCTGCATCTGCACTTGCTGTTGCTTTTGTGCACACccactttctttttcctcattcaTGCCGCCATTGTTTTGaacctcctcccctcttctacCTGTCCTTGCCCATGGCTCCATTTCCTCTGGCTGTCCAGTGCCCATGGGGGAATTCCCCCCACCCCTGCAGCAGGTGTTCCATGCCCCTCGCCGGCCAGGAATGGGCACCGTGGGCAAGCCCATCAAGTTGCTGGCCAACTATTTTGAAGTTGAGATCCCAAAGATGGACGTCCACCACTATGAGGTGGACATTAAGCCCGACAAGTGCCCACGACGAGTCAACAGGTAAGAAAGTCACAGTCatgctttttcttatttttccgTCTCTGATGTCAGTTGCTATTTGTCGTAAGCTATTATTACCTTGAGGCAGCAAAGCATGAATTTTTAAAAAGTCAACAAGCAACTGAAATGTCTGCTTTGTTTCAAATTGGGTAATAAAAGCCCAACAGCCACTTGTAATCACTGTGATGTCTTTCAGGAGGCGGCAGCCACAGCATTCATCAACATGAACAATTCAGCAATTACACATTTGAATACTGTGTAATACTTTGTCACAatgatttatttgcttttaCGGGTTGATTGCCATGTACAAAAAAGTTAGTCTAACTAATTTATTACTCATATTTAGGGAAACACGtcgatcggggggggggggggggggggttacagtgCAGTATCAGTAGAAGTAACTCACTCAAATCAGAGGAAATTAATCTGAACCTTGTGACCTGCTCATTCATGTTACAGATTATACTCGGCTCAATATGGAAGGTTGATCTTCTGTGTAAATCAAACTAAGTCCAAGAATTTGTTCATAATTAGGCATAAATAAGTACGTATGATTCTCAGACCATGTTAAGCAGCAGGAATCCACCTCTTCCTTCAGTAGCTGCACTTAAATGACTGGACAGGACAGATGGTGGAGTTAGAAGTGAATCCCAGGCCTCTTTTAATACAGATATCCCACCATGTTGTCACTAAGAGGACCAATCATTATGCCACCTATGCTTGTttacactgaaacaaacaatgTCCAACAACTTTCCTTTTACACAGATGCCGAAATGCCTCTGTGACTCCCTTTAGTTTTTCACAGAATGTCGAGGCGCAACATTCCAACCTTGAACACTGTGTAAAATAAGCTAAGCTGAACTGAAGAGTTTTCTTTTACATTCACTAACTTTTCAAGCTTTTAAAAAGCTGttacagatttaaaaacaaaaaagagctgTCATTATTATGATTCGTCACATTTATTGCTCTAATCTAGCGAACAAACTGCACATAAACATAAATTACAacattcggggggggggggtgctgtctGCTTTGATGGCTTTGGTCACGGCTCTCCAGAAAGCCCATTCCTCTTAAAACCAAAAAGAGAGACTGTCTTGTCTGCCTGTGAGGGAAGAGGGGCGACATACCACAAAGTGGATGTTTCATCATATGTGATTGAGGAGAACTCATCTTTTCACAAATGCATGACTGTCGTCTTTactcatcttcatctgctcttAATTCCAAACAGAAGTTGCAGTGTCTTGTGATTGTCTATGTGGCTTTTGGAACGGGGGGCTAGTGGATCATCTGTTATGATAATTTGAAGCTTGAGAAAGACAggatggaaaagagagaaatctgTCTTTTAATCTAGAAAACCTTAATTGAGTTTTATTACAAAGGTACATCTGCTTCAGTGGCATCTGGATATTTGAAGCCAGATGTTTATATGAGAACCTGGTGTGGCCATAACTGTTGAAGAGTTCATTCAGACGTAGGCAGTTTTAATAAATGAGATGTTGAATCTCTTTTTGCGTGTTTCCTCAAGTGAAATTAACTACCCCAACTCGGAAAGAAACAACTTAACATAACTTATCTTTGTCTGCTAAAACAGCGTTGACCCTTTACTTGTGTCCTGAAACAATCTGTTGTGGAAATCCTCGCCCATCTCAGCAGTGATTGTCCGGAGATCCCTCGGGCAGAGTCCTTGAGCTTCACTCTCTCACTAATTGCCTAGTTTGTGAACAGAAACAAGTGAGGCACAACCgtaatctttgtgtttgttatcaAACAGGCCTCAGTTGAATTGAAATTTGAAAGAAGAAACTCTgaaatttgcatgtgttggAGCCATATTCTCTCACTTTTAGAGAGGGTCTTTGAGCTTCACTCTCTTTTAGCTTTAATGTTTTGGACAAAGGGTCCAAGAAGGCATGCAAAGGTCAAGCCCTTTGACCTTTCCCTTTTCAGAGGACTCCTCATCCCCCAAACTCGTATGAAGGCCAAGGCACCGTACCCTGAAAGGTGGCCCGCCACCCACACCCTCTCTCCTTTTGTCCTGGCCTTCCCCCCATGACCATGAAATATTGCACCCACCAGCTGTATCCTCCTCGATCAATATCCCGTCATCTGAAGAACTTTCCCCCTCTTAGCCAATCACAATAGAGCATCTCGATCAGGCAATGGGCTTCATTGACAGAGTATTGTGTTGATGCGTTTCTTCCCCCTACAGGGAGGTGGTGGAGTACATGGTGCAACATTTCAAGCCCCAGCTATTTGGCGACAGGAAGCCGGTGTATGACGGCAAGAAGAACATCTACACTGTGCTCCCACTCCCAATCGGGAGTGAGAAGGTGAGGGTACGCAGGGGATTCATTGAACGctgctacacaacacaataaGCACCAACGAATCTCCCCTCAGGGATCAATACATTCTCTCTCATGCCCTGTTTGGAAGAATTAGAGTTTCTCTTGCAGAGGCAGTGAATAGAATGCACGATTTACTGTTTTCCATTTACTGCAAAGCCCACGTCGACCGATTAAAGAAACAACTTACCATCTGGTTTGATACTTTTAGTTTTAAGATTTAGGACGAATAAAACAAGATCAATCTTATctcaataatatattttaaagatgtatacTTATGGGAATACATGTATTTGCTGTCTTGCAGAGATTAAGTCTGGAAGATCTATGCCACCTTATATCCGTCTTGTAAATGAGTCACAGACAGTAGCCAGTTAGCTCAGGTTAGCATAAATACTGGAAATGACAAAACTGTGAGAAGATATAAGAAGGCACATTGTCCCCTTTAAAACTGCAACTTGTTATTTttactcattcatttttttcaacaTGAATCTTAGCATGACAAACCCAGGTACAATGACATGTAGTCATATATAGGAACTCAAATAGGTGTGGAGGTAAAAATCATGCTGGCTTATGGGTTGTTGAAATGTCAGGAACAGGTAACCAGGCTAAAAACGTCCTTCTTGTAAAAAGTAATTAATGAAATGCCCTATTGAGTTAACATAACATTAAACCAAACAgccagatgttttttatttcatcaacattactgttctcctcctgcagtttTTGTTCCTCATcgcttctctctgtttctgtcctctgtctctccaggtggattttgaGGTGACCATCCCAGGCGAGGGTAAGGACCGAATCTTCAAGGTGTCCATCCGTTGGCTGGCCAAGGTTTCATGGCGCCTGCTGCAGGAGACTCTAGTCAGTGGCCGCCTGCCGGTCCCCCTCGACTCAGTTCAAGCCCTGGACGTGGCCATGCGCCACCTGGCCTCTATGAGGTAAAGGAAACCTACTGTGATACCCATACCTCTGGAAAAACATACTTACACTGTACGGATGCATGTCTTAAAAGCACtggggcaagatactgaaccccaaattgtccCTTATAGAATAAAACTGTATAGATGGATGGaccgtatgaatgtgtgtgtgaatggcaaaaaacTTGAGTTGTCATCAAGCCTAGAAAAGTGCTAAATTTAGACCGTTGACTGGAATTATCACATTTTCGAAGACGTGGTGACCAAGCAGCTGACTCAGTTCTGTTACAGGATTGTTACATTCACTTGCATCAGGCTTCTTAGCTCCCGGGGTCAGAGTCACCAAACAAAAGATGCTTGCTAGCTGAGACGTGAGTGTCCTCTGAACAATGCTGAGCTGGGTAATGATGATAACTGGCTCCAGGACTTGACCTGAAAATggtcaaaaaggaaaaactaaaacttCCCCCATCATATTTGATAGAGAACTCTCTGTTCTTAAGTCAAATTGAGTATTTTCCGTGcaggttttcttgtttttttaatgtttaccCGGTGATGACTTATCCTGACGCCTCCTACATGAGACATAAGCTTTACTCAACATGAAGTCACCCTGAAGTCAATGTGCTAACTCAGTGAAGTCACTCTGTGCATTCATTAATTTCATCTTCTCCCCTCTACCTCCTCTAATTAGGTACACTCCAGTGGGCCGCTCATTTTTCTCCCCACCTGAAGGATACTACCACCCACTGGGTGGGGGGAGGGAAGTCTGGTTTGGCTTCCACCAGTCTGTGCGCCCCGCCATGTGGAAGATGATGCTCAACATTGATGGTGAGTCACTGAATACAAGCTGACCCGAGTGTGTGAAGTCACTCAGTGATCTCAGTGTGGGATCGTTTCCTGACATTGCATGACCAAGCAGGAGCAGTGGAACAGAAATGCTGAAAAGTCAAATTTAACACAAAGCAGATGGGAAATGTCTGTTGCTCTCCTTTCTAATAGCTGCTCATAACATTAGACTCCATATGCATTGAAGTACAATTAGGACAATCCCAGTTAAAGGTGTGGACATCCTCGCACCTTCTGTCAGGTTTCTCCTTTTCCCTGAACATACatgttctctgtctccctctagtGTCCGCCACGGCCTTCTACAAAGCCCAGCCTGTAATTGAGTTCATGTGTGAGGTTCTGGACATTCGCAACATCGACGAGCAGCCGAAGActctcacagactcacagaggGTTCGGTTCACAAAGGAGATTAAAGGTGCATTGCTGGAGAGTATAAAAGTCCcatacaatataaaaaagttTCTCCCAGATGTCGCTAATCAAATCATATTTACTTACTTTACTCCTGCAATTTCAAAACACCTCCCCATATCTTGTCCCTTATACATTATATTTGCATTTTGATTTTTTACTTTGTGAGTGTGATGTTTTTTTGGCTTCTAACAATTTCATGTGTCTTCCTTTGTCACTATGAGTTAATTCTTGTGTACCCGGCTTGGTGTTGGCAGGCTTGAAGGTGGAGGTGACACACTGCGGCCAAATGAAGAGAAAATATCGCGTATGCAATGTCACCCGACGTCCTGCCAGCCATCAGACGTAAGTCAACAGACGGCAGTAAATTCAGTTTATTACAGTAATCTGGCAGATTCCTCTGCTAATACAAAAGCCACATGCTGGACTGACGTACATTTCCTGAATAGACATCTTTAATACATTAGTTTTGGACTCTGAAGAGGTGTATGCTGGTCCTTTTCTTTCGGATGTATAATAAtttatgtttgtctttcttATTGACAGGTTTCCCCTCCAGCTCGAAAGTGGGCAGACCGTAGAATGTACAGTGGCCCAGTACTTCAAGCAGAAGTACAATCTGCAGCTTAAATACCCCCACCTGCCCTGTCTGCAGGTGGGCCAGGAGCAGAAGCACACCTACCTGCCCCTGGAGGTGAGGAAGTTCAAGGATGATTAAAGTTCTACTGTTCAAACACTTAACCCACCATCTTGTGTTCATATGTAATTCCTTAGTAGCAGCATTAGTGCATTTGAATAACCAGTGACTTCACCCTAATGAATTGAGATTTACGTGTTCCAGGTTTGTAATATTGTAGCTGGTCAGCGATGCATCAAGAAGCTGACCGACAACCAGACCTCCACTATGATCAAAGCCACAGCTCGCTCCGCGCCCGACAGACAAGAGGAGATCAGCCGGCTGGTGAGTTGTATAGAAATAGTCAAACCTGGTCATTTATTAGTGTCTAAGTCACAAAGGGTGGCGACATCTGAACGAtgaccttctctctctccacagatgAAGAATGCCAACTTCAACCTGGACCCGTACATCCAGGAGTTTGGGATCAAGGTGAAAGATGAGATGGCTGAAGTGACGGGCAGAGTGCTGCCGGCCCCTATCCTGCAGTATGGAGGACGggtaaagaaagaaatcattcaTCAACTTAAAAGAATCAATTTGTGAGTTAAAAGAAATCACTCAAAAGTGTTTGCTGTAGCTCTGACCTGATTTCTCTTCTCTGCACAGAATCGTGCCATAGCTACACCCAACCAGGGAGTGTGGGACATGAGAGGGAAGCAGTTCTACAACGGCATTGAGATCAAAGTTTGGGCGATCGCCTGCTTTGCCCCCCAGAAACAGTGCAGAGAGGAGGTGCTCAAGTAAGAACTAATGAGCAGTGAGATTTCATTCTGTGAAGGAGAATTAAACCCAATCCCCTGAAACATTCTTTGACTGTCTTGTATTTGATCATAGTAAATTAGTTCCACATTTAATTTAACTATTAACTCTGCATATTAAGGttccttctttctttaaaaagtacatttctGTTCCACTAATAGTTTTTAGTTAAGTAGCTTTAGCTTGCATAGCTTGCATAGCTCAATAATCTACTCTGGTCTCCTCCCAGGAACTTCACAGACCAGCTGCGTAAGATCTCCAAGGATGCCGGGATGCCAATTCAGGGCCAGCCATGTTTCTGTAAATACGCCCAGGGAGCCGACAGCGTGGAGCCCATGTTCCGACACCTGAAGAACACCTACTCTGGACTGCAGCTCATCATCGTCATCCTGCCGGGAAAAACTCCTGTCTATGGTATTCTATGTTATTTGAAATTCGATACAAATAATTAGATAGTGAAAGAATAAAGTGACTATAATACTCGTTCAAAATACACATGAGGAACCAGGAAGACAGATAATCGGAAAGCTGACTTCACCGAATGCTTCCTCCGCTCTTTGGCATCATTGATTTTCTCATCATGTTTCCAAACTGTTGTCTGTAGCGGAGGTGAAGCGTGTGGGAGACACCCTCCTCGGCATGGCCACTCAGTGTGTGCAGGTGAAGAACGTGGTGAAGACGTCCCCTCAGACCCTCTCCAACCTCTGCCTCAAGATCAACGTGAAGCTGGGAGGCATCAACAACATCCTGGTGCCTCATCAACGGTGAGATACTGTTCGGCTGCTTTTGATTTCGTTGCAAACATTTATTGAGCAGGGGAACA
The DNA window shown above is from Platichthys flesus chromosome 11, fPlaFle2.1, whole genome shotgun sequence and carries:
- the ago1 gene encoding protein argonaute-1, whose amino-acid sequence is MEPGPSGDVPMGEFPPPLQQVFHAPRRPGMGTVGKPIKLLANYFEVEIPKMDVHHYEVDIKPDKCPRRVNREVVEYMVQHFKPQLFGDRKPVYDGKKNIYTVLPLPIGSEKVDFEVTIPGEGKDRIFKVSIRWLAKVSWRLLQETLVSGRLPVPLDSVQALDVAMRHLASMRYTPVGRSFFSPPEGYYHPLGGGREVWFGFHQSVRPAMWKMMLNIDVSATAFYKAQPVIEFMCEVLDIRNIDEQPKTLTDSQRVRFTKEIKGLKVEVTHCGQMKRKYRVCNVTRRPASHQTFPLQLESGQTVECTVAQYFKQKYNLQLKYPHLPCLQVGQEQKHTYLPLEVCNIVAGQRCIKKLTDNQTSTMIKATARSAPDRQEEISRLMKNANFNLDPYIQEFGIKVKDEMAEVTGRVLPAPILQYGGRNRAIATPNQGVWDMRGKQFYNGIEIKVWAIACFAPQKQCREEVLKNFTDQLRKISKDAGMPIQGQPCFCKYAQGADSVEPMFRHLKNTYSGLQLIIVILPGKTPVYAEVKRVGDTLLGMATQCVQVKNVVKTSPQTLSNLCLKINVKLGGINNILVPHQRSAVFQQPVIFLGADVTHPPAGDGKKPSITAVVGSMDAHPSRYCATVRVQRPRQEIIEDLSYMVKELLIQFYKSTRFKPTRIIFYRDGVPEGQLPQILHYELLAIRDACIKLEKDYQPGITYIVVQKRHHTRLFCADKSERIGKSGNIPAGTTVDTSITHPFEFDFYLCSHAGIQGTSRPSHYYVLWDDNRFTADELQILTYQLCHTYVRCTRSVSIPAPAYYARLVAFRARYHLVDKEHDSGEGSHVSGQSNGRDPQALAKAVQIHHDTLRTMYFA